In Scylla paramamosain isolate STU-SP2022 chromosome 1, ASM3559412v1, whole genome shotgun sequence, one DNA window encodes the following:
- the LOC135102118 gene encoding uncharacterized protein LOC135102118 has product MIRPVSLVCLLASAALALPGGYGGGHGGINLGGGGGHAAVFFGAGGHGGGHGGGFGGGHGGGYGGGYGYARPTPYAYNYGVSAGYTNFGQSEKGNGYGGVHGGYWVNLPDGRVQRVSYVADYSGFHPVVTYSGKAHYPASYGYGHGGGYH; this is encoded by the exons ATGATCAGACCC GTGTCTTTGGTGTGCCTTCTGGCCTCCGCCGCCCTCGCCCTTCCGGGAGGATACGGAGGTGGACATGGTGGAATTAACCTCGGCGGTGGCGGCGGACACGCTGCTGTCTTCTTCGGTGCCGGCGGCCACGGCGGCGGCCACGGTGGCGGCTTTGGTGGCGGCCACGGTGGCGGCTATGGTGGCGGATATGGCTACGCT AGACCCACCCCCTACGCTTACAACTACGGCGTCTCTGCTGGCTACACCAACTTCGGCCAGAGCGAGAAGGGCAACGGCTACGGAGGTGTGCACGGTGGCTACTGGGTCAACCTTCCCGACGGCCGCGTGCAGAGGGTGTCCTACGTAGCTGACTACAGCGGCTTCCACCCAGTGGTGACCTACTCCGGCAAGGCCCACTACCCTGCAAGCTACGGATACGGCCACGGCGGTGGCTACCACTGA